The Lasioglossum baleicum chromosome 3, iyLasBale1, whole genome shotgun sequence region AAATGAGAATTTTATTCAGCATTTAAATGGTCTAATCGATACATAGAATTCATTATTTCGAAAAAAGCATCAATGCGTTTATCAAAATTGTacgttcttttaaataaaaattcggcAATATAATTAGTACATATAATGATAGTCACGTATGCCATAGCGAGGAATGCTGGCTCTCAGATCTCTCCACaatctttcaatattttgtGTATGAACTCCAGTTTGAGGATCAACAAAATTAGTCGAATGATTCACTGttttatgtattataattttcattCGCCAGATGTTTATTTATCTAAGGTCTAGCTCATTCGAAACTATGGCAGCcgtacgttgccacggagcgtagaagaatacgtaaaattcaatacagtatttgcaatagtttttcgcaaatatctcgaaagctAAGAGCGAGCGCCGGGTAGTTGTAGACAAAAGatgttcagaatgttgtcctctcgacaacatatgtcaaggtcacGGTCATCGGAGCtgcctcccctaaacgtaaGTTTTACCCTCTAAACATCTGTTGAGGTCCAAGGATCGTCGGTCACATAATTAATGGCACTCACTTTAcgtcagaataacttttctacTAATGGATCCATCGACTTCAGTTTGTGCACCAAACTAGACAACtgataattttggaaaaattgcactTAGtaggaaaaaaaataaaagtaaaaaaatacaagttgggttttaaaacattttcatgTGGACAtttgtaacgaaaatttaaaaaaagagtTTTGCAGAttcctttttcctttacgaaatgTTCgataaacacggaccaatcagagcgcggctgcaGAAATATTCGCCGTTCGATTTTGACCATTTTTAATCgtctataactcgtaaacccgaaaaaagtccgaaaatctaggaaaattgcaatttttaccactttggattgtttataactcgtgaaacaatttcaatgaaattttcagaacgtatataatttacacGAGTTggtcaaacacatcttttaaattttcgttattgggccagtgaaaaaattgtaaagatcaatgtttactattgtttttttcaacatatttattagacgtcatttactaaactaattcttctagccttacagagaaattgaagtcgcgtGGTCCATTAACAAACAAGTTTTTCtggtttaaagtgtgtgtgatcagttatgctcctaactgtacatgCTACATAGGGAGCATAAGAATTTTAGAAAGGCTTAGGTGGAGCATGGCACAAAAAAGGTTGGGAAAAACTGGTGTAAATCGACCTTTATACATACTCCATTCGTCACGAACGCAAACTTGTGCATCCAAACGCACAGGAGGAAGTTACGACGATGTGGATTCCATGGACCGAATTCGTGTATCCAAGGGGTAAAGATCGAACAACGGAAGCTTACGATTTTCGGTCCACATACAGTCACTCCTCCACTAGTCCAAATTAGgactgttacttttccgaagcttagACTCTTCGAAGAATTCGAAGGAcaaagggaacttcgaagtgtccgaagtttcgaagtcttcgaatcgtATGAAGCTGTAACTTATGAGTTTCATGTTATGTCACAtttgacaaataaaaatataaataaaacatttgacagtattttcaaaaaatgcccaACTTCAATCTTATAGCTGTGGTATAATGGTGGCTCCATTTCTTTTAAATCTTCTAATTTACTACGGAGATTTGAAATTCGGAGTTTCGAAACATCGATActcatcgctagactgcggatatgcaaaataaaaaacgttcgtatcgATTTCAGGaggcaggagccaaatagaaattgtattcttttaattatcctattaaactggaactaatacattgatgtccttaaatattatgTGCACTGTTTTAAAGTGTACGTGCtcttttttgtcgtaaatgcataaaatccgcagtctactaattaccttCGAAGATTCTGAAATGGAAGTTTCGaaattcgaaggaaagtaacagtccTAGtccaaattatacaaaattgaaattgtCGTATCGAGTAAACGAATTCTAAATTACTCTTGAAAAGTCTTCTTGTGGTGCTGCCGCATTCTATTCACTGAACTATCGTTTACTAGATCTGTACACTGGCTGTTGGACCTGGGGAAATTGGTATACACACGTGCGATATCGTTTCCATACGACTTACCCTGTCACAGCGACAAAGACAACGGCTTGCCCTCCGGCAGGCAGCATCTTTCGTCGCCACGTCCGTTTCCGTATTTAGGACAATACGGAGGATATTTTCCGGTGTAGCAGAAGGAGCCCATAGTGCCGATCGGCGTGTGTTGTCCCATGGACACGTACTCGCCTGGCCTGCTCTCGATTCTGGGACCGGACGGACACCTTCTGGAGCACGGCTCCGCCATTGGTTGCTGGCCGTCATTGTCTATACTCTCGGCCATGTAACAAACCACCCACACGTGACTGCAGAGTTGCGAATTCGATTTGTCCTCGCAGAATGGTTGCACCTTCCCGCCATTCACGCAGAAATCCACGTGGCCCATTCGGCCGCTCTCCCCGTAATATCCGGCGTTCGTGTGAATCACCTCGACAAAATCGGCATCCCCGCTGTCAAGACGATTCACGTAACCAGGACGGAGTAGCGGCCTTGCAGGGTCCAGTCCGATTATTCGGTGCATCCTGAACAGCAGGAAGTTTGCCATGATGCCACAGATGTGCGCGCCCAATGAGTGTCCCACGCAAGTTGTCCTTGCGATCGGCAAACCAAGATCTCTCAATGTCGTTAAAGTGCCGGCTAGGCATTTAGCCACTGGCCGAAGATTTGCTACCGCGGCCGGGTAACAGGGGGGTGAACATAGCGCACCCCAATCGACCAGAAAGACATTGTAGCTGCCGTTCCGGAGGTACGCATCTCTGAGCACCGCTATGGGGAGAGTGTCGTCGCCACCTGAGCATTAATAAGATTTTCTTCATTTGTCCGTCTTATTGGTAGACCGTCAATTTTTATGGGTTTATGGTATATGCGAAATTCGACGATACAGGGTGGTATTCAGCTAAGTGGGCTTTCAGAAACACTTAAGGTCGATTTACCTTAGCCAACCACGGCCAGTCCGGCAGTGTTTTACTACCCTGGTTTTGTATCCAGCATTCCCGATATATACTAGATACAAAACCAGGGTAGTAAAGTGCTGCCGGACTGGCCATGGCTGGCTAACGTAAATCGACcgtaagggggtagtataccctcggtttgtaactagaaagggactagaatcttactagaaaaatggctcgaaacatgggtttcgtagttttcacttagtgtccttatttgagcaaattttgggctgggtgagggctcattggaaagaggaaggttcaccgcttggtgctctggtcatgaggttaacgagattatatttatatctaataatattagtgtccaaagtagagtgaaaatctagggaaaaaaccagcaaatttcaatgcatttttctgtctccaaaagactttttgaatgttgggatgaccagagcaccatgcggtgaatcttcctctttagaatgagccctcacccagcccaaaatttgctgaaataaggacaaaaaccgtcagcgcgcagacccactttttcgatcgaaaatctagtaaggttctagtaaatagcaaatatctagcaaataactatgGTTAACAGCTCATGGTTTTAGTGTTTTAGACTGGCCCCCACAGTCTCCCGATCTGAACCCAATAGAACACCTATGGGGTTTACTAAAAAGAACAGTTGCCAACTTCGATCACAATTCAAGAAGTATTATTGAATTGTTGTCAGAAGTTAAAACCGCTTGGGAAAATATTAAGGCTGAACAGTGTAAAAGTTTAGTAGATAGAATGCCAAGACGCATAGAAGCCGTACTGAAAGCGAAAGGAGGGTATACGAAGTActgatatttcattttttcaaactcaaaaatTTGATGATTAcataatttgttaatttcatttaattttgtttaaaaagtgTAATATATTTAAGTTAATTCTGTATTATATGAACTACGAaaactatgtatgtattataataaaatattttgttacatatCTTCGTAACATGtgttcaattaaataaaaattgaa contains the following coding sequences:
- the LOC143207416 gene encoding phospholipase A1; the protein is MLLTTYVKVPLSLEHPPLNVKKVGAEWRTKRCASHCHDQSFCRVLNEQVSCFVVVKMFPSIFKTLLLATLLLLDHVSAKKPHGPIQEAIQNGLAAEYDRQKCIWRRGNDKDSCPDPDIRVFLYASDRPRRELDSRSSDWLRQDYDPTMENVLLVHGYAGGDDTLPIAVLRDAYLRNGSYNVFLVDWGALCSPPCYPAAVANLRPVAKCLAGTLTTLRDLGLPIARTTCVGHSLGAHICGIMANFLLFRMHRIIGLDPARPLLRPGYVNRLDSGDADFVEVIHTNAGYYGESGRMGHVDFCVNGGKVQPFCEDKSNSQLCSHVWVVCYMAESIDNDGQQPMAEPCSRRCPSGPRIESRPGEYVSMGQHTPIGTMGSFCYTGKYPPYCPKYGNGRGDERCCLPEGKPLSLSL